A single region of the Dunckerocampus dactyliophorus isolate RoL2022-P2 chromosome 3, RoL_Ddac_1.1, whole genome shotgun sequence genome encodes:
- the LOC129178509 gene encoding isocitrate dehydrogenase [NAD] subunit alpha, mitochondrial-like isoform X1 has translation MAGNAWRSMLSQVVVSATKRPIFSSFSCRGMHTVTLIPGDGIGPEISSAVMKIFEAAKAPIHWEERNVTAIKGPGGRWMIPPDAKESMDRSKIGLKGPLKTPIAAGHPSMNLLLRKTFDLYANVRPCVSIEGYKTAYTNVDLVTIRENTEGEYSGIEHVIVDGVVQSIKLITEDASRRIAEYAFEYARNNQRSSVTAVHKANIMRMSDGLFLRKCREVAENYKDVKFTEMYLDTVCLNMVQDPTQFDVLVMPNLYGDILSDLCAGLIGGLGVTPSGNIGANGVAIFESVSACVSMSNSDLVGFFLFFFTLLFVQVHGTAPDIAGLDLANPTALLLSAVMMLRHMGLHEHGHKIQTACFDTIRDKKVLTKDLGGNCKCSEFTAEICRRVQDLD, from the exons ATGGCCGGTAACGCGTGGAGGTCAATG TTGTCCCAGGTGGTCGTCAGCGCCACCAAGCGACCCATATTTTCATCTTTCTCTTGCAGAGGA atgCATACGGTCACGCTGATACCTGGCGATGGCATCGGACCAGAGATCTCCAGCGCCGTGATGAAGATCTTTGAGGCAGCAAAA GCTCCAATCCACTGGGAGGAGAGGAACGTGACGGCTATCAAAGGTCCCGGTGGCCGGTGGATGATCCCGCCAGATGCCAAAGAGTCGATGGACCGCAGCAAGATTGGACTGAAAG GACCTCTGAAGACGCCCATCGCTGCTGGTCACCCCTCCATGAACTTGCTGCTCAGGAAGACTTTTGACCTTTATGCCAACGTCAGGCCGTGCGTCTCCATCGAAGGCTACAAGACGGCGTACACCAACGTCGACCTGGTCACCATCCGTGAGAACACGGAGGGCGAGTACAGCGGCATCGAACATGTG ATTGTGGACGGTGTCGTTCAGAGCATCAAACTGATCACAGAAGACGCCAGCAGACGCATCGCCGAGTACGCCTTTGAATACGCCAGAAACAACCAAAGAAGCAGCGTCACCGCCGTCCACAAGGCCAACATCAT GCGGATGTCAGACGGGCTCTTCCTGAGGAAATGCCGCGAGGTGGCGGAGAACTACAAAGACGTGAAGTTCACAGAGATGTACCTGGACACCGTGTGCCTCAAC ATGGTTCAGGACCCGACGCAGTTTGACGTCCTGGTGATGCCCAACTTGTACGGAGACATTCTCAG TGATCTGTGTGCCGGCCTCATTGGTGGTCTCGGGGTCACACCCAGCGGCAATATCGGTGCCAACGGCGTGGCCATCTTTGAATCTGTGAGTGCGTGTGTTAGCATGTCCAACTCGGActtggttgggttttttttgtttttttttactttgttgtttGTGCAGGTCCACGGCACAGCCCCCGACATCGCCGGTCTGGACCTCGCCAACCCCACTGCCTTGCTGCTCAGCGCCGTCATGATGCTGCGTCACATGGGCCTTCACGAGCACGGCCACAAGATACAGACGGCGTGCTTCGACACCATCCGAGACAAGAAG GTGCTGACCAAGGACTTGGGAGGAAATTGCAAATGTTCAGAGTTCACGGCTGAAATCTGTCGTCGCGTTCAGGATCTGGACTGA
- the LOC129178509 gene encoding isocitrate dehydrogenase [NAD] subunit alpha, mitochondrial-like isoform X2, translated as MAGNAWRSMLSQVVVSATKRPIFSSFSCRGMHTVTLIPGDGIGPEISSAVMKIFEAAKAPIHWEERNVTAIKGPGGRWMIPPDAKESMDRSKIGLKGPLKTPIAAGHPSMNLLLRKTFDLYANVRPCVSIEGYKTAYTNVDLVTIRENTEGEYSGIEHVIVDGVVQSIKLITEDASRRIAEYAFEYARNNQRSSVTAVHKANIMRMSDGLFLRKCREVAENYKDVKFTEMYLDTVCLNMVQDPTQFDVLVMPNLYGDILSDLCAGLIGGLGVTPSGNIGANGVAIFESVHGTAPDIAGLDLANPTALLLSAVMMLRHMGLHEHGHKIQTACFDTIRDKKVLTKDLGGNCKCSEFTAEICRRVQDLD; from the exons ATGGCCGGTAACGCGTGGAGGTCAATG TTGTCCCAGGTGGTCGTCAGCGCCACCAAGCGACCCATATTTTCATCTTTCTCTTGCAGAGGA atgCATACGGTCACGCTGATACCTGGCGATGGCATCGGACCAGAGATCTCCAGCGCCGTGATGAAGATCTTTGAGGCAGCAAAA GCTCCAATCCACTGGGAGGAGAGGAACGTGACGGCTATCAAAGGTCCCGGTGGCCGGTGGATGATCCCGCCAGATGCCAAAGAGTCGATGGACCGCAGCAAGATTGGACTGAAAG GACCTCTGAAGACGCCCATCGCTGCTGGTCACCCCTCCATGAACTTGCTGCTCAGGAAGACTTTTGACCTTTATGCCAACGTCAGGCCGTGCGTCTCCATCGAAGGCTACAAGACGGCGTACACCAACGTCGACCTGGTCACCATCCGTGAGAACACGGAGGGCGAGTACAGCGGCATCGAACATGTG ATTGTGGACGGTGTCGTTCAGAGCATCAAACTGATCACAGAAGACGCCAGCAGACGCATCGCCGAGTACGCCTTTGAATACGCCAGAAACAACCAAAGAAGCAGCGTCACCGCCGTCCACAAGGCCAACATCAT GCGGATGTCAGACGGGCTCTTCCTGAGGAAATGCCGCGAGGTGGCGGAGAACTACAAAGACGTGAAGTTCACAGAGATGTACCTGGACACCGTGTGCCTCAAC ATGGTTCAGGACCCGACGCAGTTTGACGTCCTGGTGATGCCCAACTTGTACGGAGACATTCTCAG TGATCTGTGTGCCGGCCTCATTGGTGGTCTCGGGGTCACACCCAGCGGCAATATCGGTGCCAACGGCGTGGCCATCTTTGAATCT GTCCACGGCACAGCCCCCGACATCGCCGGTCTGGACCTCGCCAACCCCACTGCCTTGCTGCTCAGCGCCGTCATGATGCTGCGTCACATGGGCCTTCACGAGCACGGCCACAAGATACAGACGGCGTGCTTCGACACCATCCGAGACAAGAAG GTGCTGACCAAGGACTTGGGAGGAAATTGCAAATGTTCAGAGTTCACGGCTGAAATCTGTCGTCGCGTTCAGGATCTGGACTGA